In Micromonospora sp. LH3U1, one genomic interval encodes:
- a CDS encoding DUF1345 domain-containing protein encodes MNRTGPSRPADVRFPAAVVQLAVVAVAGVIAGCVFALLLPLPLAALAGWDVGALSWLALVWHKIWPMDAERTAQLAVHEDPNRAIRDALLLVACLASLLAVGLVVASAQSAPPGLNRELHSGLGVLSVVLSWFVVHTVFAARYARIYYTGPDGGVNFNQPEPPRYSDFAYVAFTIGTTFQVSDTNLTSNEMRRTVLRHSMVSYLFGAFIIAVTVNLLAGLAR; translated from the coding sequence ATGAACCGAACCGGCCCGTCCCGGCCAGCGGATGTGCGTTTCCCGGCCGCGGTGGTCCAGCTCGCCGTGGTGGCGGTGGCCGGCGTCATCGCCGGCTGCGTCTTCGCGCTGCTGCTGCCACTGCCGCTCGCCGCGCTGGCCGGCTGGGACGTGGGCGCACTGAGCTGGCTCGCGCTGGTCTGGCACAAAATCTGGCCGATGGACGCCGAGCGGACCGCCCAACTGGCCGTACACGAGGACCCGAACCGGGCGATCCGCGACGCGCTGCTGCTCGTCGCCTGCCTGGCCAGCCTGCTGGCCGTGGGGTTGGTCGTGGCCAGCGCGCAGAGCGCGCCACCCGGCCTGAACCGAGAACTACACAGCGGCCTGGGCGTACTCAGCGTGGTGCTCTCCTGGTTCGTGGTGCACACCGTGTTCGCCGCCCGGTACGCCCGGATCTACTACACCGGCCCGGACGGCGGGGTGAACTTCAACCAGCCCGAGCCGCCGCGCTACTCCGACTTCGCCTACGTCGCGTTCACCATCGGGACGACGTTCCAGGTCTCCGACACCAACCTGACCAGCAACGAGATGCGTCGCACGGTGCTGCGGCACTCGATGGTGTCGTACCTGTTCGGCGCGTTCATCATCGCCGTGACCGTGAACCTGCTGGCTGGTCTGGCCCGCTGA
- a CDS encoding DUF2795 domain-containing protein, with translation MASYADVLQYLSSLDYPAEKNEVVREAEREGAPPDVLKALRALPPVDYANGTEVARSAGIEAAPEVSPAQRAEQARDKKHNRVSQHLRGI, from the coding sequence ATGGCGAGCTACGCGGACGTCCTGCAGTACCTGTCGAGCCTGGACTACCCGGCCGAGAAGAACGAGGTGGTCCGCGAGGCCGAACGGGAAGGCGCCCCGCCGGACGTGCTGAAGGCGTTGCGCGCCCTGCCGCCGGTGGACTACGCCAACGGCACCGAAGTGGCCCGGTCTGCCGGGATCGAGGCGGCGCCCGAGGTGAGCCCCGCCCAGCGGGCCGAGCAGGCCCGGGACAAGAAGCACAACCGGGTCTCGCAGCATCTACGCGGCATCTGA
- a CDS encoding DUF2267 domain-containing protein gives MNYDTFIDQVSQRTATSSERAVELTRAVLETFGERLTGGEVLDLAAQLPQPLQLVLKPSPSTEQADRFGAAEFVARVALRAGVEEPAARDAVRAVFTTLREAITGGEFDDVATQLPRDYRGLVEQAMAPGATLRRA, from the coding sequence ATGAACTACGACACCTTCATCGACCAGGTTTCCCAGCGCACCGCGACGTCGTCTGAGCGGGCGGTCGAGCTGACCCGGGCCGTGTTGGAGACGTTCGGTGAGCGGCTGACCGGTGGTGAGGTCCTGGACCTTGCCGCCCAGCTGCCCCAGCCGCTGCAACTGGTCCTCAAGCCGAGCCCGAGCACCGAGCAGGCGGACCGGTTCGGGGCGGCCGAGTTCGTCGCCCGGGTCGCGTTGCGTGCCGGTGTGGAGGAGCCTGCCGCCCGGGATGCCGTCCGGGCGGTTTTCACCACCCTGCGCGAGGCGATCACCGGCGGTGAGTTCGATGACGTGGCCACCCAGTTGCCGCGGGATTACCGGGGCTTGGTGGAGCAGGCGATGGCACCGGGCGCGACGCTGCGCCGCGCCTGA
- a CDS encoding TerC/Alx family metal homeostasis membrane protein yields the protein MTEVSYLSAASDLSSVGTPTLWAVTILGVLLLLVLDFLVTRRPHEVSMREAIGWSTFYIALPLAFGGWLWYRYGSQQGVEYLTGYLVEKSLSVDNLFVFMLLLAAFAVPAVLAQRVLLYGIAGALVLRAIFIALGAAALQTLDFAFLLFAIILIATAVKLLRDAMSGHQQEVDINNMRAVKLLRRFMPVVDDYHGTKMTVRQGAKRALTPFALVVVAVLATDIVFAVDSVPAVYGITEDPYLVFATNAFALLGLRALYFVLHAALSRLVHLSYGLATILAFIGLKLGLHWAHGIWDSVPQIPTLASLVVIIGVLVVVTVTSLRATRGGTPEDREVVAERH from the coding sequence ATGACCGAAGTGTCTTATTTGTCCGCCGCCAGCGATCTGTCGTCGGTGGGCACGCCCACGCTGTGGGCGGTGACCATCCTCGGCGTACTCCTGCTGCTGGTGCTGGACTTTCTGGTCACGCGGCGCCCGCATGAGGTGTCCATGCGGGAGGCCATCGGCTGGTCGACGTTCTACATCGCCCTGCCGTTGGCGTTCGGCGGCTGGCTCTGGTATCGCTACGGCTCCCAGCAGGGCGTGGAGTACCTGACCGGTTACCTGGTGGAGAAGTCGCTCTCCGTCGACAATCTCTTCGTCTTCATGCTGCTGCTGGCCGCGTTCGCGGTGCCGGCCGTGCTCGCCCAGCGGGTGCTGCTCTACGGCATCGCCGGCGCCCTGGTGCTGCGGGCGATCTTCATCGCCCTCGGCGCGGCGGCGTTGCAGACCCTCGACTTCGCCTTCCTGCTCTTCGCGATCATCCTCATCGCCACCGCGGTGAAGCTGCTGCGCGACGCCATGTCCGGGCATCAGCAGGAAGTCGACATCAACAACATGCGCGCGGTGAAGCTGCTGCGCCGGTTCATGCCGGTGGTCGACGACTACCACGGCACCAAGATGACCGTCCGGCAGGGCGCGAAGCGGGCACTCACGCCGTTCGCCCTGGTGGTGGTCGCGGTGCTGGCCACCGACATCGTCTTCGCGGTCGACTCGGTGCCGGCGGTCTACGGCATCACCGAGGACCCGTACCTGGTCTTCGCCACCAACGCGTTCGCCCTGCTCGGTCTGCGTGCCCTCTACTTCGTCCTGCACGCGGCGCTGAGCCGGCTGGTGCACCTCAGCTACGGCCTGGCCACCATCCTGGCGTTCATCGGTCTCAAGCTGGGTCTGCACTGGGCGCACGGCATCTGGGACAGCGTTCCGCAGATCCCCACCCTGGCCTCGCTCGTTGTGATCATCGGCGTGTTGGTGGTGGTCACCGTGACCAGTCTGCGCGCCACCCGCGGTGGCACACCCGAGGACCGCGAGGTCGTCGCGGAGCGGCACTGA
- a CDS encoding sulfite oxidase-like oxidoreductase, with translation MGIVSPGFQGRPRTQEPALPPGQYLTEDFPVLSAGPTPRVSLDTWEFVISAENGGEHRWSWQELMALPQETPMVDIHCVTRWSKLGTNWQGVSLDTLFADVDTGAHFALAHSYGGYTTNLPLDDLRGGRAWVVHTFDGAPLPAEHGGPARLLVPHLYFWKSAKWVRGLRLKTMDEPGFWETAGYHDYGDPWREQRYQGD, from the coding sequence ATGGGAATCGTGTCACCGGGTTTTCAGGGTCGGCCCCGAACACAGGAGCCGGCCCTGCCACCCGGTCAGTACCTGACCGAGGACTTCCCGGTGCTCTCGGCCGGCCCCACGCCCCGGGTGTCACTGGACACCTGGGAGTTCGTCATCTCCGCCGAGAACGGCGGCGAACACCGGTGGTCGTGGCAGGAGCTGATGGCCCTGCCGCAGGAGACGCCAATGGTGGACATCCACTGCGTCACCCGCTGGTCCAAGCTCGGCACCAACTGGCAGGGCGTCTCACTGGACACTCTGTTCGCCGACGTCGACACGGGAGCGCACTTCGCGCTCGCGCACTCCTACGGCGGGTACACCACCAACCTGCCGCTGGACGACCTGCGCGGCGGCCGGGCCTGGGTGGTGCACACCTTCGACGGTGCGCCGCTGCCCGCCGAGCACGGCGGGCCAGCGCGGCTGCTGGTCCCGCACCTGTACTTCTGGAAATCCGCGAAGTGGGTGCGCGGCCTCCGGCTCAAGACGATGGACGAGCCGGGGTTCTGGGAGACCGCCGGCTACCACGACTACGGCGACCCGTGGCGCGAACAGCGGTACCAGGGTGACTGA
- a CDS encoding ferredoxin reductase: MATSTPSRAPNRWHVARLVERRVETPTAQTLVLELPDWPGHLPGQHVDVRLTAPDGYQAARSYSIAGPVVDGPGGPRIEVTVQRVHDGEVSPYLIDVFADGDPVEVRGPLGGWFIWRPEETAPVQLVAGGSGIVPLMAMIRSRRATGSKAPFRLIYSVRTPGDVIYADELRRRIRDDFGLDIAYVYTREAPEGWRGEPHRIGLADVNTHGWPPDLQPLTYVCGPTGFVETVADLLVGLGHPSRRVKTERFGPTG; the protein is encoded by the coding sequence GTGGCGACGAGCACGCCGTCCCGCGCGCCCAACCGGTGGCATGTGGCCCGGCTGGTGGAGCGCCGGGTGGAGACACCGACCGCGCAGACCCTGGTGCTGGAGCTGCCGGACTGGCCGGGGCACCTGCCGGGGCAGCACGTCGACGTGCGGCTGACCGCGCCGGACGGCTACCAGGCAGCACGGTCGTACTCCATTGCGGGGCCCGTCGTGGACGGCCCGGGCGGCCCGCGCATCGAGGTGACCGTCCAGCGGGTGCACGACGGCGAGGTGTCCCCGTACCTCATTGATGTCTTTGCCGACGGCGACCCGGTGGAGGTCCGCGGACCGCTCGGTGGCTGGTTCATCTGGCGGCCGGAGGAGACCGCGCCGGTGCAGCTCGTCGCCGGTGGCTCCGGGATCGTGCCGCTGATGGCGATGATCCGGTCCCGGCGGGCCACCGGCAGCAAGGCGCCGTTCCGGTTGATCTACTCGGTGCGCACCCCCGGCGACGTGATCTACGCCGACGAGCTGCGCCGCCGGATCCGCGACGACTTCGGCCTGGACATCGCGTACGTCTACACCCGCGAGGCACCCGAGGGTTGGCGTGGTGAGCCGCACCGGATCGGGCTGGCGGACGTCAACACGCACGGCTGGCCACCGGACCTGCAACCGCTCACCTACGTCTGCGGCCCGACCGGGTTCGTGGAGACCGTGGCCGACCTGCTGGTGGGCCTGGGTCACCCGTCACGGCGGGTCAAGACCGAACGCTTCGGCCCCACCGGCTGA
- a CDS encoding DUF6510 family protein: protein MTEMSYLDGNMLDGPMRELFTVDLSSAMGRCENCGMTGSMASLHVYSHAPGLVARCPSCEQVMLRLVRGPDRAWLDMRGTTFLQVPMPMEQPFPGPL from the coding sequence ATGACCGAGATGTCGTACCTGGACGGCAACATGCTCGACGGCCCGATGCGTGAGCTGTTCACCGTCGACCTGAGCAGCGCGATGGGCCGCTGCGAAAACTGCGGGATGACCGGCTCGATGGCCAGCCTGCACGTCTACTCGCACGCCCCGGGCCTCGTCGCGCGCTGCCCGTCCTGCGAACAGGTGATGCTGCGACTGGTCCGCGGACCCGACCGGGCCTGGCTGGACATGCGCGGCACCACCTTCCTCCAGGTCCCGATGCCGATGGAGCAGCCGTTCCCCGGCCCGCTCTGA
- a CDS encoding pyridoxamine 5'-phosphate oxidase family protein: MSRTLSIPPADVQERLSRELNGWLCTLRRDGSPHLTPVWFVYLSATFWVGCESRSVKARNVLTDPRVSMALEDGNAPVVAEGTAHVYRSGFPSTVVEAFARKYDGWDVGRQVGPDGERALLEIPIRRWLLAGSAQ, encoded by the coding sequence GTGAGCCGAACCCTCTCGATCCCCCCGGCCGACGTCCAGGAGCGACTGTCGCGGGAGTTGAACGGCTGGCTGTGCACGTTGCGGCGCGACGGGTCCCCGCACCTGACGCCGGTCTGGTTCGTCTACCTCTCCGCGACGTTCTGGGTCGGTTGTGAGAGCCGCAGCGTCAAAGCCCGTAACGTCCTGACCGACCCGCGGGTGTCAATGGCCCTGGAGGACGGCAACGCGCCAGTGGTGGCGGAGGGCACCGCCCACGTATACCGGAGTGGGTTCCCGAGCACGGTCGTTGAGGCGTTCGCGCGCAAGTACGACGGCTGGGACGTCGGCCGGCAGGTCGGCCCGGACGGCGAGCGGGCGCTGCTGGAGATCCCCATCCGACGGTGGCTGCTCGCGGGCAGCGCCCAGTGA
- a CDS encoding VOC family protein → MTAHLFAISFDAREPLRLARFWSGLLGREIVDDPHDGVLLLPTNDNEFHLRFVLNQQPKVVQNRMHFDLTSSSLEDQRQTVARALELGARHADIGQGPEIDHVVLADPEGNEFDAIAPGNNFLAGCGFVGALACDGSQQVGYFWSQALGWPLVWDQDEETAIQSPNGGTKISWGGPPHLPNGGRDRVRFDLAPAVDVDPQVELARLLSLGATRVDTDQDGAGRLVLADPDGQEFSLLTSR, encoded by the coding sequence ATGACCGCACACCTGTTCGCGATCAGCTTCGACGCGCGCGAGCCGCTGCGGCTCGCGCGGTTCTGGTCCGGGCTGCTGGGGCGGGAGATCGTCGACGATCCACACGACGGCGTCCTGCTCCTGCCCACCAACGACAACGAGTTCCACCTCCGCTTCGTCCTGAACCAGCAGCCGAAGGTCGTCCAGAACCGGATGCACTTCGACCTGACCAGCAGTTCGCTGGAGGACCAGCGGCAGACGGTGGCCAGGGCGTTGGAGCTCGGCGCGCGGCACGCCGACATCGGGCAGGGCCCGGAGATCGATCATGTGGTGCTCGCCGACCCCGAGGGCAACGAGTTCGACGCCATCGCGCCGGGCAACAACTTCCTCGCCGGCTGCGGCTTCGTCGGTGCGCTGGCCTGCGACGGATCGCAGCAGGTCGGGTACTTCTGGAGTCAGGCGCTGGGGTGGCCGCTGGTCTGGGACCAGGACGAGGAGACCGCGATCCAGTCACCGAACGGCGGTACGAAGATCTCCTGGGGCGGTCCGCCGCACCTGCCGAACGGCGGGCGGGACCGGGTGCGGTTCGACCTCGCCCCGGCTGTCGACGTTGACCCGCAGGTCGAGCTGGCCCGTCTGCTCTCGCTCGGGGCGACGCGAGTCGACACCGATCAGGACGGGGCGGGCCGACTGGTGCTGGCGGACCCCGACGGTCAGGAGTTCAGCCTGTTGACGTCCCGCTAG
- a CDS encoding GNAT family N-acetyltransferase, whose product MRYLRTGGPAAIRRPRPTDSEEFVAAVRRSRDLHHPWLVAPASPEEYDRYLNRIRRRDNAGYLICDRASGAIAGYVNISGIVLGALRGGYLGYAAFQPYSGTGHASAGVALVIDHAFHTVGLHRLEANIQPGNEPSRRVARKLGFRLEGFSPDYLFIDGAWRDHERWAITAAPTPS is encoded by the coding sequence GTGAGATACCTGCGTACCGGTGGTCCCGCCGCGATCCGGCGGCCCCGGCCCACCGACTCCGAGGAGTTCGTCGCCGCCGTGCGGCGCAGTCGGGACCTGCACCACCCGTGGTTGGTCGCGCCGGCCAGCCCCGAGGAGTACGACCGCTATCTGAACCGGATCCGCCGCCGGGACAATGCCGGCTACCTGATCTGTGATCGGGCCAGTGGTGCGATTGCCGGTTATGTGAATATCAGCGGGATCGTGCTGGGTGCGCTGCGGGGCGGTTACCTGGGGTACGCGGCGTTCCAGCCCTACAGCGGGACCGGGCACGCCTCGGCGGGTGTCGCCCTGGTGATCGACCACGCGTTCCACACGGTCGGGCTGCACCGGCTGGAGGCGAACATCCAGCCGGGCAACGAGCCGTCCCGGCGGGTGGCCCGCAAGCTCGGTTTCCGGTTGGAGGGATTCTCCCCGGATTACCTGTTCATCGACGGCGCCTGGCGCGACCACGAGCGGTGGGCGATCACCGCCGCGCCAACCCCCAGCTGA
- a CDS encoding amylo-alpha-1,6-glucosidase produces MAVVRATPADPTPGVPAAATEAGDQRAMPPELGPDSLAVLSGPAFLYSNARGDVPPGSIGGLVHLDTRLLSGWTLTVNGSELLVLRAETIDHYSAQYVLTNPDLPGLPPNSLGVERLRYVGDGFHERVELRSFRPEPVRVELRLAVNVDFADLFEVKSVVRDRSAEITRDHAADGSELCFSYRNGDFWAETRVCCQGPADRVEGDDLVWELDLHPREQWQMDLHVPLPPGMGVVEPVRGDIADIIHGRADDPLRRWTEDRAVLHGDNQALERTVRRSRDDLSALRLDLEIKGQRIMLPGAGLPWFLAVFGRDTLITAYQTLVAGPALAKGALLALARLQGDKCDDFTDEEPGKILHEVRSGELTRNGLKPYGPYYGTADATQLWLILLSEYWRWTGDDETVRRLRDNALAALRWIDEYGDRDGDGYVEYGTRSPEGLGNQCWRDSPDGVCFADGRIPVLPLATSDIQGYTYDAKVRLAELFDGPLANPALARRLRDEAGTLYERFNRDFWIEERGGYYAIALDGDKNVVDAKTSTMGHLLWSGIVPRERADAVVRQLMSPDMFSGWGIRTLSREESLYNAVGYHLGTVWPHDNSIAVLGLARYGYRAEANRISLALFEAAEQFGHRLPEALSGFARERMVFAVPYPTACSPQAWAAGTPLALVRAMLGLNPIDGQLVLDPDIPEELGRITADRVRAFGQEWGLEAVRTNGHVRLQPS; encoded by the coding sequence ATGGCTGTCGTGCGCGCGACCCCTGCGGACCCGACCCCCGGCGTGCCCGCCGCGGCCACGGAAGCCGGCGACCAGCGGGCCATGCCGCCCGAGCTCGGACCCGACTCGCTCGCCGTGCTGAGCGGTCCCGCGTTCCTCTACTCCAACGCCCGTGGGGACGTGCCGCCGGGCAGCATCGGCGGGCTCGTCCACCTGGACACCCGACTGCTCAGCGGCTGGACGCTGACCGTCAACGGCAGCGAGCTGCTGGTGCTGCGCGCCGAGACCATCGACCACTACTCGGCGCAGTACGTGCTCACCAACCCCGACCTGCCCGGGCTGCCCCCGAACAGTCTGGGCGTGGAGCGGCTGCGGTACGTCGGCGACGGATTTCACGAGCGGGTGGAGCTGCGGTCGTTTCGGCCGGAACCGGTCCGGGTGGAGCTGCGGCTGGCCGTGAACGTCGACTTCGCCGATCTGTTCGAGGTCAAGTCGGTGGTCCGCGACCGGTCCGCGGAGATCACCCGTGACCACGCCGCCGATGGCTCCGAGCTGTGCTTCTCCTACCGCAACGGGGACTTCTGGGCAGAGACCCGGGTGTGCTGCCAGGGGCCGGCCGACCGCGTCGAGGGCGACGATCTGGTCTGGGAGCTCGACCTGCACCCGCGTGAGCAGTGGCAGATGGACCTGCATGTGCCACTGCCACCCGGGATGGGGGTGGTCGAACCGGTCCGCGGCGACATCGCCGACATCATCCACGGCCGGGCCGACGATCCCCTGCGCCGGTGGACCGAGGACCGGGCTGTGCTGCACGGCGACAACCAGGCGCTGGAGCGCACCGTACGTCGGTCCCGCGACGACCTCAGCGCACTGCGGCTCGACCTGGAGATCAAGGGCCAGCGCATCATGCTGCCCGGCGCGGGGCTGCCGTGGTTCCTCGCCGTGTTCGGCCGGGACACCCTGATCACCGCGTACCAGACTCTCGTCGCCGGGCCGGCGCTGGCCAAGGGGGCGCTGCTCGCGCTGGCGCGGCTTCAGGGTGACAAATGTGACGACTTCACCGACGAGGAGCCCGGCAAGATCCTCCACGAGGTGCGCAGCGGCGAGCTGACCCGCAACGGGCTCAAGCCGTACGGCCCGTACTACGGCACCGCCGACGCCACCCAACTCTGGCTGATTCTGCTCTCCGAGTACTGGCGGTGGACCGGGGACGACGAGACGGTCCGGCGCCTACGGGACAACGCGCTGGCCGCCCTGCGCTGGATCGACGAGTACGGCGACCGGGACGGCGACGGCTACGTCGAGTACGGCACGCGCTCCCCGGAAGGGCTGGGCAACCAGTGCTGGCGGGACTCGCCGGACGGGGTGTGCTTCGCCGACGGGCGCATTCCGGTGCTGCCACTGGCGACCAGCGACATTCAGGGCTACACCTACGACGCGAAGGTGCGCCTGGCGGAGCTGTTCGACGGTCCGCTGGCCAACCCCGCTCTGGCGCGCCGGCTGCGCGACGAGGCCGGCACGCTGTACGAGCGGTTCAACCGGGACTTCTGGATCGAGGAGCGGGGCGGTTACTACGCGATCGCCCTGGACGGTGACAAGAACGTGGTCGACGCGAAGACCTCCACGATGGGCCACCTGCTCTGGAGTGGGATCGTGCCGAGGGAGCGGGCCGACGCGGTGGTGCGGCAACTGATGTCGCCGGACATGTTCTCCGGCTGGGGCATCCGGACACTGTCCCGCGAGGAGTCGCTCTACAACGCCGTCGGCTACCACCTCGGCACGGTCTGGCCGCACGACAACTCGATCGCCGTGCTCGGCCTGGCCCGGTACGGCTACCGGGCCGAGGCGAACCGGATCAGCCTGGCGCTGTTCGAGGCGGCGGAGCAGTTCGGTCACCGGTTGCCCGAGGCGCTCTCGGGATTCGCGCGGGAGCGCATGGTGTTCGCGGTGCCGTACCCCACCGCGTGCAGCCCGCAGGCGTGGGCGGCCGGCACCCCCCTGGCTTTGGTCCGCGCGATGCTGGGGCTCAACCCGATCGACGGACAGCTGGTGCTCGATCCGGACATTCCTGAGGAACTGGGCCGGATCACGGCTGATCGTGTGCGTGCCTTCGGCCAGGAGTGGGGGCTGGAGGCGGTGCGCACCAACGGACACGTCCGGCTCCAGCCGAGCTGA